The Juglans regia cultivar Chandler chromosome 11, Walnut 2.0, whole genome shotgun sequence genome contains the following window.
cataaaagaaatcattataaagttttgaagttaattacataaaagtaatttatgaatttataaatattttaactcaccgcaaatcataatatataatatatacacatttttatattttaaaaatgataataaattaatggaaaaaatatttattactttaatggaaaaatatatgcacaaatccatactaataaaaaaattaattgaatctctatccgttcgaacaaagaaatttaagttcgaacggttattaactCACCtcggaaaaaataaattaatttcccgccaatattattattcgaacagatTATATACTGGTCGAACGGACATTAATTCCATGTTCGAATCTATTTTGTTCCGTTTGAAcagttttccttttttgagacgattttgtttgtcacaaaatatcttgttcgaattgatatttttccgttcgaatgaatttagtagctcaggcatttttggagacgaaatacaaaaatgacttttaacaaattttgtccctaaaattcaaatttcttgtagtggcagTGGCTTTGGGCAGCGTTATCTGGAGGAGGCTCACCGTTTTGGTTTGACGTGGGGAGGGTGCTGCACTGTGAAAAAGTGGAAGGGCACTGATGTGCTTCCTTTTCTCTCAGTCTGTCCAGGTGTAGCGACATAAAGTTTTGGGTTAACGGCAACTTACGACCGGTGGCTTGTGGAGGTGCAGCAAGGTAGGGCTTGGGCAATGGGCAGTGGGTAGTTTCTAAAATGcatgagatgatatatatatatatatatatatatatatattatatataggtgattggaaagaaaaccctagaggtgAAAGGGAGAGTAAACGTGCATGGGAGACATGCTTGGGAGTGGAAACGTGTGTGCCATGGAGTTCAATCCAGCTTGTTCACACGGGCTTGTGCTTTTGGATCCAATTGGGAAGTACGTAagcgtcgcgtaatcgctttaaaaaagagtggggtttattattaaaaaattaatttttttcatgtgagtcttatactttatttattttttttaaaacgattacgcggcgattGCACAATCCACAGtttgcaaatatcttttttcttttgaaataattGAGCCCACATCTTGTATAGTGTATAGACTTAACAAATGCGTTGAGCCAACTAGAGCAGTCAAAAATATCTTCGGATGGCACGTATTTTCACAAGTCgagtatttaataaattataatacgaCTTATTACAACTGCTAAAATAACCCAGCTGATCCCGTAAATTCTTCGGGCCAATTatcaaataaatgaattctccttggttcataaaacattttaacatCCTtatcaagcccaataaaaattacttGTTAAATACCAAGCAATTTTTTCATACATATaaacccacaaaaaataaaaattatcgaATCTGCAATTAATTAGCTTAGAATTGGTGCTGGCCTGTGTGCATGTTACACTTTATGTCGGCCAACTGGCCTTTCTTTCTTACCTTATTCTCACGCTAGCAAATTCCAGCATGAATATTTAAGTTTCATCATAGTTTATAGGTCCACTATGTCTGTCTAGTGTTccaatactaaatatttttttaagagaaatgatagttacagttaCATActgcgtaatcactttgaaaaaaataaataaatacgagactcatatgaaaagaaaattaattttttaatagtggatcatactctttttcaaagtgattgtacaGTACTTGCACACTTTATAACTGTACGTAGCATTAGTAAATAATTTACACGTACATATACTAATACCGGaattttttaaatccatatatatGTGGTTACGTGGCAAAAGTCGATTTATTGCTGGGCCAATTAACACTTTCCTATCGATTGGCCGAAGCCTGCCGCATTAGTTATTACAAAAACatttgtgcttttatttttttttataagtataatgAATCCCacaatgatatgaatattattatacaagAACTCGTAAGTACCGCAactcatgtacatatatatatatatatatatattactaatacatgaTCACGTCATAGAAATCACTAGTGTAGTTTTCACACGATGGTTACCTTGCACCAACTTACAGTATGGATCGaaagattaatatatagaaagcaGAAATACTATTAAATCAATGGATTAATTACACGGTTAAGCCATTTGCGTACCAATAACCCAATTTTCAACTCTCTGCTAAATAAATCTGTTCACCATTAATCTGTCACATTTCTTTTTGGCCATGGGCTCTACCTCTGCAAGAACCAATTGGAAACCATACATGAATAAACTAGATAGAACAAGAACCATCAGCAACACCAGGAAGCAAGAATTTAGAAGACCAAAGATCGTTACAAATTAAAAAGATCACTGATCAGTACATAAATACATCTGCAGATGCCATAATGGCCGGATGGTTCAGATAGATAGAACTCCATGGGTGCATGAAGCTATTATCATCATGGGTCTGAATGTCATGATCTTGTTGTGTCTCAAAAAGACCATTTGTGCTGGAGTTCAGATAATTGACGATCTCGTTAAGAGATTCTAGCCTCTGGCTGAGCTCAGCCATCTGAGCTTTCAGAATTGAGTTCTCAGCCTCAATATTCAGGTACACCTGAGAGGTCATGTTCATGCTCGTGAGGATTTGATGATTCTCCTTCGTGAGCTGGCACACCTGAGCCATCAAATCATCCAGGTGCTTCTGTTTGCGCTGTCTTGATCGGCGCGCCGATTCACGATTTGACAGCATCCTTTTCCGCTTTCTTTGATCCATAACATGCTGCAGATCGTCGCCCTCAGACCCTGAGTTGTGAAGTGCGCTGGACCCTGAAGAAGCAGCTCCAGTACTAGAAGAATCCATATATGTGGCGTATATATGTTTGAAcaataatagtgatattaagCTCAACAAAAACAAgatctttaatatatatatgcttttatatgtatatgaacTATATTATAAAGAAGATCTAGTTTCGAAGTGCAGCGAGAGAGGAGGCCCTATTTAGTTCATGAAAAACGTAAAACCAGTAGAGGAAGACAACAGAGAAGGACTGAACCAAGTGGGTCCTGCGCCGGAGGGTGGAGTTTATCATAAACCCAGAAAGGAGGATTTCACTGACTACCGGAGACATGAGTCTCAAACATCAAGAACAAGATATTTtgcattaaacaaaaaaatgtgaTAGCTAGAGAATTAAGAAAGATGGAGATCTTGTGCAGAGAGGGATATGGGTTTCTAATGATAAAAGTTTCAGAGTCTAGCCTGAAGAGAATCAGATCAAACACCGAGGAAGGGAGACCTAAAATTTTTTGggggaagaagatggagaaggtGAAGAGGTTTTGCAGGGTGTTGCTGGCCCATTTTATAAACCGAAAAGCGCCCACTTGTaactaaattatttgaaaaaataaagcaattgggtctataaaatataaagtaacGAGAAAACAAATATAAGACAAGAAAGCAtgataaattttgtattgaacTGCAGACCTAGTTGATACTTTGACGGGTCCTATTCACGCGCATGCGCGAATAGAAGCGGCCCtgcttcttctctttctttctgataaaaaatattaacattcagattttcaagaaaaatattaaaaaaataccccacataattatataatattttagatttaatttaatataaaaataattttataatttaatatagcaTATCAAGATAGTCACTTACAAATTTACTTGTTGCTAgcaattatcttttttaattaaaattctaaaactttaataaaattttaagatgagatgagataattttagatgaaaattaaaagttaaataaaatattattaaaatattttattattataattattattattattttaaaatttaaaattatttaattatttattatattttatataaaaattttaaaaaattataataataaaataaaataagataaaataaaataaaaccattcaTCCATTCAAACGGAACTCCATCCGGCCAAGCCTTCTTCTTGACCCAAGCCCTATATATTTTCCATCTGTGTCCCGTGCATTTGCATGTTAATCCTTTACTTgcttacatgaaaagaaatgaaagaaaagaaagttatCTGAAGATGTCAGTCATCGTACACGCAGTTACCAGTGTACAATTCTGCATGTATCTATGGCAATCTGGGTGGCTCAAAATgcacatgcatgcatccatTTCAGACTTCTGATGAACAATGGTCCCGGCCTTCAATTATGTGATGGgagaaaatattcaaaattcaaatgagaacAAGTCTCTGATATGAAATCAATGCACAGAAGATATGGAGTCTGATTATtctacaaagagattatatgcCAACTCATCGGAATCACATTAAAAGTTATAGtgataatttttctctttttattttgctATTTGTTATCTTGTATAGTGCACATTGTTGTCTTGTATAGCTCAATGTATAGTACACAAGTTTAGTATATATACAATACGACTCCCACATCTTTTTGTGTGGTGAGATTTCTTATTCCATTAATATATTACTTTCttcttggtatcagagcagcCAAAACTATGAGGAgggctctcttttttttttacctgcAAATGccctcctctttttttttaccTGCAAATATGTCTTTTGCTTCGTTAAATGTTGGCAACTTTGTCACATTGAGACTCAAGTCTAAGAATTATCCTCCCTTGCGTGAGCAAGTTCTTGCTTTAGCCGAGAGTCAAGAGCTTGTTGTCTATCTTACAAGTGATGCTACTGCCCCTGCTGTTGTACTTCCAGTTCCAGAGGGTTCAACTGCTCAACCCATGCCTAACCCAGAGTTCCAGAAATGGAAAACAATCGATCGCTAACTTAGAGGCTGGATCATTGAAATTTTATCTGGAAAAGCTCTTGGAATTGTCATTGGGTTGGATACCTTAGCACAAGTATGGAATGCTCTCAAGGAAGCTTAGCTCAAGCTTCTCAGGAGTGCCAGTTTCAACTCACACAACAACTTACCTACATGAAGAAAGATCCTGACATGTCCTTGAATGATTATCTCCACAAATTCAAGGGTGTGTGTGATAGCTTGTTTGCCATTGGTTACCATGTTGCTGATAAAACCAAGGTGTTCTCTCTGCTCAATGGCTTAGGTGCGCGGTATGAGCCTTTCACAACTTCAATGCTCAAACCTCCCATGTCGTCCTATGCCAAAGTTGTTCCCTTGTTGCAAAGCTACGAGACACGTATCAACTTGCACTCTCTTAAATTAGCAACTTATACTGCATTTTATGATCaaagaaacaattcaaaattcaacAATAGGGGGCCTCGGCAATCAGGTGGTTTTTCATCAAAAGGTAAAGGGTTTTCTCCTACTAATCAAGCTACTGTGAAGCCAAATACTTAGGGTTATGCTGTTGTGCCTACTAACAATCCTCGTTAATCCAACCGTGATCTTCTATTTCAAATTTGTGACAAACGTGGGTATACTGCAATTCGTTGTTAATAAAGGTTTAATCACTCAATTCAGCCTCACAATCTACCAAAGGCATTTGCAGCAATCAACCTTGATTCAGAGGCCAACAATGATGAGTGGACTTTAGATACAGGAGTTTCTGCCCACATGACCTCTCACGAAGGTATTTTGCACAACTTACGTCCTTATGTTGGATTTGATCATGTTCTAATTGGTAATGGTGATTTTTTACACATTACACATATTGGTAATGCAACCATTGGTTTGGGTTCTTCAAAAATGGTTTTACTTGATGTCCTTTTAGTTTCGAATTTAGAGAGAAATCTTTTATCCATTGGTCAATTAACTACTGATTATCCAGTAAACTGTGAATTTTCTGATGAGGATTCTGTGATAAAGGACTGGGTGACACAAAAGGTTCTAATGAAGGGCATCAAGCAGGGTAATCTCTATACCATTCAGGCTTCACTAATTGCCTTCTTCTCCACCAGATTTCGAGCAGTGATAGAGGAATTATGGCAACAAAGGCTCGGGCATCCTCAAGCACCTATTGTAGCCAATCTCGGAAGTACTGGCCTAATTAAAGTTTTATacaataagttagacactactaTTTGTGAAAGTTTTCAGTTAGGGAATATGTCTAAACTCCCTTTCTCAGTTTCATCTTCTACTAATTTAGAACCTTTTGATAAGTTTTGTATTGATTTATGGGGATTTGCTCCTGTTTTCtcaattaatcattttcattattatgtTCCAATTGTGGATGactttacaaattttatttggcTCATTCCCTTAAAGCAAAAGTCATAATTTTTTGCTTAATATTTGGTGTTTGAGAAATATGTGTCACGGTAGTTTGGAAAAACTATTAAAGTGGTGCAAACAGATGGAGGGGAGAATTTATAAATCATGCTTTTCttactcattttcaaaattttggtatAATACATCAAGTATCATGTCCTTATACACCTGAGCAGAATGGAGCTATTGAGAGGAGGCATCGAAATATTAGAGAATTAGGGCTTACCATGATGATCCATGCCAATATTCCTAAGTGTTATTTGGTATTCACTACAACtatgtttttaattaacaaGCTTCTTACCGTTACACTTCAATGGGAGTCACCATACCATATGCTTTATCACAAAAAACCAGATTATGGATCATTACGTGCTGGGTTCAAGATGTTATCCATATGTGTGGGATCAAAAAACAAGCAAGGTTGATACTAAATCACTCCCTTGTGTATTCTTGGAATATAGTGATCGTCATAAGGGATATCGGTGTTACTATCCACCTACACGACGATCTTTCATTTCACGCCCTGTAGTATTTGATGAGGGAGTCCTTCCATTTAAATCATCGGTCCATAATCACTAGCCACAAACATAACTTATGGTGACCGCATTTCAGGAGTGGGGTTCACAGAGTTCTTCTCTAAGTCCACAACATTTCACCCCAGCAAATCAACAACAAGAGACTCCAACTCCAAAAATGCTCCATTaagcaaataaattattttatctaatttgttATCTGGTGCAAAAAATTTAGACTTGACTTCCACACCGAATTTGGTGACCGAAACTCCAGCTCTCCCTGTTGAATTTGAGGCCTTTTCCAACTCCAATTTATCTTTCACCAAAGATCAAGCCATTCTTGAAGCTTCTGACTTGCCCACGCAAACTCAAGATGGCCTTAAACTTGAACCTCTACCACATAACTCTCATGAAGATCCTGCTCAATCTGTTGTCTCTCATGCCATGCAAACCCGTGCCAAATCAGGAATACATAAGCCTAATTCTAAGTATGCTCTGCTACATGATTATGCTACTATTCCAAAGGAACCTCAGACAATCCAATCAGCTCTTAAACATCCAATGTGGAAGAAAGCTACGGAAGAGGAACTAGAGGCCTTACAGCAAAATAATACTTGCTCACTTGTTCCTAAAGAGTCTACGATGAATGTGGTTGGCTCATGATGGGTGCTCATGCCTAACATTAATCCTGATGGCTCCTTGCAGTGTCTAAAAGCAAGGTTGGTGGCTAAAGGCTATCACCAAGTGGATGGGATCGACTTCACAGAGACATACTCTCATGTTGTTAAGCCAGCAACAATCTGCATTATCCTCTCACTTATAGTAGTTCGAAATTGGAGTATTAGGTAGTAGGGCTGTACACAAACCGGCCGGACCGACCGTCGCCGACTCAGACCGACCGCCGGATtcaggaaccggccgaaaccggcagagaaccggtcggccggcGGTAGGAAATTAAGGAAACCGACGTCGGCCTGTTCGGTCTGCGGTTCAATCCTGGTCTAAACCGACGAACCGGTCgacgtcttatatatatatttttacaatatatttcttatataaaaagacgccatttcacttaaataagtgaaacggcgtcgtttttcccttgaaacttaaaaaaaaaaacatatggaacggcgccgtttggcttaaaagccaaacggtgccgtttcaaaatggatttaatTGCCCCtcgcccctcttcttcttcttccccgtgtcttcttccttcctccattTCACCTGCAACTCTCTTCTACTCTCTCATGGTAAACGGCGGCACATCTCTCCTCCGTGACAGAGACGCCGACGGCAGACCGAGGAACCGAACCACACTGCGCCAAGACCGATAATATCGGTTTTCTCTCCCCCAgtcgatcggtttcggccggtttttTCATCTCATGGCAGACAtcggttcggcgtcggtttgGCACCAAAATTGCGCCGAACCCATCGGTTTTCAGCCCTATTAGGTAGCTTGATGTCAAAAACGCGTTCCTTCGTGGTCTCTTGTCAGAGAATATTTTCATGGAGTAGCCTCCTAGGTTTGTGAACATTGATACCCCGGATCATGTATGCTTACTTCATAAGGCCATTTACAGATTACAGCAAGCGCCACGAACATGGTTTGATCGGTTTACTTCCTTTCTACTTGAGACTGAGTTCTTTTGCAGTACAGAAGATCCAAGTCTCTACATTAATCATTCTACTAATGGTACATTGGTTCTACTTCTCTATGTGGATGATTTCATCCTTACAGGTTCATCGGATAAGTTAATTGATCAGTTCATTGCTGTGTTACATACTAAATTTGCAATGAAGGATCTCGATAGACTCTACTATTTTTGGGCATTGAAGTCTCTCATGTTTTGGATGGTATTATTATACACCAGTCCAAATATGCCATTGATCTATTGGAACATGCCTTGATGGATGAATGCAAACCAATCCCTACTCCAATGACATGAAAATTCAAGAGTCTAGGACTCTACTACATATCGTGATCTTCATTGTTACTGTTCTTTAGTTGgtgcattacaatatttaacACTAACACGACCTAACATTTCCTTTTAGTGTTAATTTTGTCTCATAGTTTATGCATGCCCCAACACAAGATCATTTCACCATGTACGAAGGATTTTACGCTATGTTAAAGGGATTGTCAATCATGGCTTACATATCCAAAATTCCAGCACAATGGATTTGTATGCCTTCTCAGATGCCGATTGGGTTGGATGTCCACAAACAAGGTGTTCCACAACTGGTTTTTGCAACTATCTTGGCAGTAACATTATTTCTTGGAGTTCAACAAAAAAACCCACTTTCTCACGCTCAAGCTCTAAAGCTGAATACAGGGCCATGACACAAACTGCCGTAGAGCTCACATGGATCACCTTTGCTCTTCATGATCTTCATGTTCCCTTACTGACATCGCCacttttattttgtgataatctgAGTTCTTTGTTCATGACTGTCAATCTTGTGTTTCATGCTCGCAGCAAACACATTGAACTGGACTATCACTATATTAGGGAACGAGTTTCTCTTGTGTTGTTGGTTACTTGTCATGTGTCAACTTCTTCTCAAATTGCGGATGTATTAACCAAGCCCCAATGAGTTTCTCATTCCATCGATATCTTACTTTCTTCTATGGGCTTCTCTTGTTCCGAGCATATATATTCCAACTCCTGAAGTTGCCCTAGCTTTTGTTTGTTctttctattttaatatcttgttatttttgttttcttggagATTATATGTATGGGTGGTTCCGTTTTGATTATAAGAGTAATATCTTAGatcatttataaatagtagtgaaatagtttgtaaataataataaataatttgtgaataacaATGAActatttgttaataatagtgaagtagttcgaaaatttctaaaaacaattgtatttttaaaaaaaaaaaagcaaattaagagaaattgcAGCTACATTATTATTGTGGTCATTATGTTGTTAGTTgtgattctttttaaattatgtttttataatgaTGACATGATGAGTCTCCCTTCAAACTTCGAAAAATGACACAATTTCATTTCCTTAATATTGAGCCCAAAAtccattaattttatatgtatgTGAGGTCAAtatttagcatatatatatatatatatatgagatcgGCTACTCGTCAACCATTAATCATCTAACATCACACACCCaacgttgtttttttttccttccttacTAGTTGAAACGTGCATTTTACGTTTACCCCATTTCAAAATTTCCCCCACCTGTGTTCACCCAACTTCGCCCCGCAAGGTGCAAATGATCCCTCTACTCagcttcatcttcctcttcttttctctttgttacaagttggacaCTGTACAGAACTGCATAAGTATCTACATCGAGATAAACTTAAAGCCCAAAAGAGCAAGAGTTATTGTCATGGGAAATTGCTTTGTAGCTCCGATGAGTAACCACCATGCCCAAGCACCACAAAACCTTCTAGCCCATCTGGTACGTACATGAAACATCCAATATTTCGTTTAcggattttttaaaaatattattattatttgttattaatacaTGTATTTGGTGAATGACCATATAGACTACATCTTATAATGTGATTAGCCACCATTTGAACAGTGTAGCCACCATTGGAACAATAAATTCTCTTCTATAAATATAGCTCTTTGATAAGAGAATACAGAGGCAGAAGAATATataagagtttggaagagaatAGAGTTAAGAAAGGGAATTGTGTGTTTGAGATTAGATTATAAAATGGTGTATTGAGGATCATTTGCAAAATGCACAAGAGATAAATGATATTGAGTTTTTGAAATGTCTATTCAATATTGCTATATCTCTCAGTACTCCTCAGCCATTGATACAAAGTAAGATTTAGGAAATAGCAGGTAAGTAATTTGGTAATGAATTAGAATTATCAGAGGTCAAATTAGATAAATTCGTATTAAAGACAGTTCTTTGTCAGCCACTATTTATGTACTACTCATGttatatgcaagcatgtcaccTAGCACAACACATGATCATGACATTCCGCATCATGCTcagatttaaaaatttacagTTATTTATATCAGTATGTATATCATGCATTTCACGTCACATAAGACACTTAAGTTATCtcaagttcaagtgcaagataagatcataaCAATTTAATCAaatcagttaatcagatggccTTTAAGTCCAAATTAGGGTGGGAGTGCAAgtcacagactcaagcgtggtccaccgtAGTACTCCAGAGTACTGCACAGTCGGCTTCCCTTACTGCAGCGGGGGAAGTTAGTGCACAActttgcacacagggttaagtgtgttggccagttaGCTCAGTAAAATCAGTCAGATCAGTTAGATTATTTAGTTAATTCAGATGAATCAAGTCATGTCATGCATAGCATCAGCATCAATCTGATTAGTCAGTATAATCGGTCATGATTTCAAAATCTCagcataaaatttatgaaaaaagccttatgtttattatgttcaCGTTGTGATGGATTCCTTACTGagtttttgaatcattttagttttatttcatgttttcaaaaatctcCCAAATTATGATCACTATGAGCAGGCAAGCCAAACTTAGAAGGAGCAGAATATGAATTTAGAGACTTTATTACGTGACTgtctttttctttcatgttgGTTGGGATTATGGTAATGTTTTGTTTATGACATGACATTATTTTACCAACTCTTTATGTAATAAgcaatgttt
Protein-coding sequences here:
- the LOC108993508 gene encoding bZIP transcription factor 11-like, coding for MDSSSTGAASSGSSALHNSGSEGDDLQHVMDQRKRKRMLSNRESARRSRQRKQKHLDDLMAQVCQLTKENHQILTSMNMTSQVYLNIEAENSILKAQMAELSQRLESLNEIVNYLNSSTNGLFETQQDHDIQTHDDNSFMHPWSSIYLNHPAIMASADVFMY